A DNA window from Pyrus communis chromosome 3, drPyrComm1.1, whole genome shotgun sequence contains the following coding sequences:
- the LOC137730285 gene encoding uncharacterized protein: protein MAAEKQYWLLKTEPGEWSWEDQAANDGVTKWDGVKNKQAQKYLKSMKLSDLCFFYHSGAKARRVVGVVSVLREWYSEGGDDAVVDVKAVGEMRRPVDLKEMKRDQGLKGFALFRQPRLSVVPVSEDVWMKICDLGSGYEGDGNAFEDDGSGGESGGEGDE from the coding sequence ATGGCCGCAGAGAAACAGTACTGGCTTCTCAAGACGGAGCCGGGTGAGTGGTCGTGGGAGGACCAAGCGGCCAACGACGGCGTAACCAAGTGGGACGGCGTCAAGAACAAGCAAGCCCAGAAGTACCTCAAGTCCATGAAGCTCAGCGACCTCTGCTTCTTCTACCACTCCGGCGCCAAGGCCCGCCGCGTGGTTGGTGTAGTGAGCGTCTTGCGGGAATGGTATTCGGAAGGCGGGGATGATGCGGTGGTTGATGTGAAGGCGGTTGGGGAGATGAGGAGGCCGGTGGACTTGAAGGAGATGAAGAGGGATCAGGGGCTCAAGGGGTTTGCTCTGTTTCGGCAACCGAGGCTTTCGGTGGTGCCGGTTTCGGAGGATGTTTGGATGAAGATTTGTGATTTGGGAAGTGGCTATGAAGGTGATGGAAATGCTTTTGAGGATGATGGTAGTGGTGGTGAATCTGGTGGAGAAGGAGATGAATGa
- the LOC137730256 gene encoding serine/threonine-protein kinase ZRK1-like — translation MPSKVFFSLRPSVRRVERESSVLKNGSMLLEDLIASCDGESNPIRTYSADELVKATDNFHPSCLISEDAFYQVFRGFLDDRSVLIKKYFEGRSHGDDEVTSMAIRDIIVSMQMSTHKNALKLLGCCLEFSIPALVLEYAAKRVFDPYGGLGFSGSLPWKTRMLIAKKVANALAYLHTAFPRPIIHRDLNSSSIFLGHDYVPKLTNFSLSISIPPMQSHVEDLPKGTFGYLDPSYMKSGYITEKSDVYSFGVHLLVFLTGQKALVKYDTIEYQSIIAYVKRHVSEIGQIQTIVDPKIKEDVGRDEKVQRQLQDFLQLALSCTQEESERRPYMTDVARELVRIDKI, via the exons ATGCCATCCAAAGTCTT TTTCTCCTTGCGTCCAAGTGTACGAAGGGTGGAAAGAGAGAGCTCAGTCTTGAAAAATGGAAGCATGTTATTGGAGGATCTTATTGCTTCGTGTGATGGAGAATCTAATCCTATTCGCACATACTCTGCTGATGAGCTCGTCAAGGCAACCGACAATTTTCATCCTTCTTGCCTTATAAGTGAGGATGCATTCTACCAAGTGTTCAGAGGTTTCCTAGATGACCGCTCAGTTCTCATTAAGAAGTACTTCGAAGGGAGGTCGCATGGTGATGATGAAGTTACGTCCATGGCCATTCGTGATATTATCGTATCGATGCAGATGAGTACACATAAGAACGCTTTGAAACTCTTGGGCTGCTGCTTAGAGTTCTCTATACCAGCTCTGGTGCTTGAATACGCAGCAAAAAGAGTTTTTGACCCCTATGGCGGTTTAGGGTTTTCTGGATCATTACCATGGAAAACTAGAATGCTAATTGCAAAGAAAGTTGCAAATGCACTTGCATATCTCCATACTGCCTTTCCCAGGCCAATCATTCATCGGGATTTAAATTCCAGCAGTATTTTCTTGGGCCATGATTATGTTCCCAAACTCACCAACTTCTCACTCTCCATTTCCATTCCTCCTATGCAGTCTCATGTTGAAGATCTTCCGAAAGGGACATTTGGGTACCTTGATCCTTCTTACATGAAGTCTGGTTACATTACAGAAAAAAGTGATGTTTATAGCTTTGGTGTGCATTTACTTGTATTCTTAACGGGACAAAAAGCCCTAGTTAAATATGACACAATAGAATACCAATCGATTATTGCATATGTGAAACGACATGTTAGTGAAATCGGGCAGATTCAGACAATTGTGGACCCTAAAATCAAAGAGGATGTAGGGAGAGATGAGAAAGTGCAGCGGCAGTTGCAAGATTTCCTACAACTGGCATTGTCATGCACtcaagaagaaagtgaaagaagGCCATATATGACAGACGTGGCTAGAGAACTCGTTCGAATTGACAAGATATGA
- the LOC137728215 gene encoding serine/threonine-protein kinase ZRK1-like produces the protein MSSKVIKEERQRSFLDNGSILLEDLIASCDGKSNPICWYSADELTRATNNFDPSCIMQDCSPTENSQFPSSIHVYGGYKMFGGFLHDRSIIVKKFMGTGDEAKSMAIRDIIISIQMSNHKNVLKLLGCCLEISVPALVHEYAMEGVLNDHGGLGGNENYSALPWKTRLRIAKQLANALTYLHTAFPRPIIHRDLKPSCIFLGHDYVPKLTNFLLSISIPPMQSHVEDDLKGTFGYLDPSLHQRLGALLVATNGVELLHALFSHTICIGIGG, from the exons atgtCATCCAAAGTCAT AAAGGAGGAAAGACAGAGATCATTCTTGGATAATGGAAGCATCTTATTGGAGGATCTCATTGCTTCTTGTGATGGAAAATCAAATCCTATTTGTTGGTATTCTGCTGATGAGCTCACGAGGGCAACCAACAACTTTGATCCTTCTTGCATTATGCAAGATTGTTCACCCACTGAAAATAGTCAATTCCCCAGTTCTATACATGTTTATGGTGGTTACAAAATGTTCGGGGGTTTTCTACATGACCGATCAATCATTGTTAAGAAGTTCATGGGGACGGGGGATGAAGCTAAGTCCATGGCCATTCGAGACATTATTATATCAATACAGATGAGCAACcataaaaatgttttgaaactcTTGGGCTGCTGCTTGGAGATTTCTGTACCAGCTCTTGTTCATGAGTATGCGATGGAAGGAGTTCTCAATGATCACGGAGGTCTAGGGGGTAATGAAAATTACTCCGCATTACCATGGAAAACTAGACTGCGTATTGCAAAGCAGCTTGCTAATGCACTTACATATCTCCATACTGCCTTTCCCAGGCCAATCATTCATCGGGATTTAAAACCCAGCTGTATTTTCTTGGGCCATGATTATGTTCCCAAACTCACCAACTTCTTACTTTCCATTTCCATTCCTCCTATGCAGTCTCATGTTGAAGATGATCTGAAAGGGACATTTGGGTACCTTGATCCTTCTTTGCAT CAACGCTTGGGTGCCCTGCTTGTTGCAACTAATGGAGTAGAACTGCTGCATGCGCTGTTTTCACATACCATCTGCATTGGAATCGGTGGATGA
- the LOC137728216 gene encoding uncharacterized protein gives MANLEKLEFAALDITEMNYLTWVLDTNIYLEARNLGDTIREESSSSSQDREKAMIFIRHHLDEALKSEYLTVEDLLALWNALRNIYNHQTTMILLKTRYEWTHLRIQDFKSMAEYDSALFKITSQTITDEHLLEKTFSTFHASNARPCTPKHLVDLYQASLKENGVETNFLDEAKPMDIPDPVFDLSVQLNTTHLDVSDFIVERGSEVYRSD, from the exons atggcgaacttaGAGAAGCTTGAATTTGCTGCCCTGGATATTACTGAAATGAATTACCTTACCTGGGTACTGGATACCAATATCTATCTGGAAGCAAGgaatcttggagataccatCAGAGAAGAAAGCAGctcatcctctcaagatcgggAAAAAGCCATGATTTTCATTCGTCACCATCTTGATGAGGCGTTAAAGAGTGAGTACTTAACTGTTGAAGATCTGTTAGCTCTCTGGAATGCCTTGAGAAACATatacaatcaccagacaacGATGATTCTTCTAAAGACCCGCTATGAGTGGACTCATCTGAGGATCCAGGACTTCAAGTCAATGGCAGAGTACGATTCTGCGTTGTTCAAAATTACCTCTCAGACTATTACTGATGAACATttgctggaaaagactttcagcacatttcatgcctcTAAC gcccgaccttgtaccccaaaacatctagtggatttgtatcaagcctccctcaaggagaaCGGTGTCGAGACTAATTTCCTCGACGaggctaaaccaatggatatacctgatccagtgtTTGACCTATCAGTgcagttgaacacaacccacctaGATGTTTCAGACTTTATTGTGGAAAGGGGGAGTGAAGTATACCGGTCCGACTAA